The Aspergillus fumigatus Af293 chromosome 5, whole genome shotgun sequence nucleotide sequence CCCAAAGCTTGGCGAAAGCGTCGCAGGCGCCTGAAACAAAGATGTTCTGGTTCGTGGGGTTGATGCTGATCGACATGACATCTCCCAGGTGATCCGCAAACTCAGTTACCTTGGATCCTGACTCAATATCCCACAGCATGCATGTCATGTCACCAGAGGAGGTGATAATGCGACGATCGTTAATGAAACGGCAGCACGAGAGGTAGCCCGAGTGCCCCGACAGTTCCCGCGCGACACGGGTTGGGCCTTCACGGGAGGAGAGGTTGTAGATAGAGCAGATGTTGTCAAGACCTCCACACGCCACGTAGTTACCACTTGGAGCATAAGCGCAGGTCATCACCCACGATGATCTCAAAGGAATGGCATGGACTTTGTTGGTGGTGTAGGCGTCCCAAATAATCAATTTACCGTCCTGCGAGGCGGACACTAAATGACGACGGTCAGTTGACCAGTGCATGGCGTAGATCTTGGCCAGGTGGCCCTTGAGCGTCCGTCGAGGCTTCATTCCGATGCGAGGTAGGGCGTCGGTCTGGTTCTGCGCAACCTGACGAACTGTTTAAGGGGGTCAGTAGCCGAAATGGAACATAGACATTTGCAAAGCAATGGCAGTAAACAAGCCGCTGCAATTCCAGGAATTGAAACTTTGCAAAAGGTAATGGCTTAAAGGATTCGTACGGGTTGTATCTGCCAGCTCATCTTTTCTGCGCTTGATTTTGTCCTTGAGACCTTCAGCTTCGCGCCTGGCCGCGGTAATCTTGGCCTGCATTTGCTCGCCGCTCATATCGGCTGCCATTTCGACCAGAAAGGAGGTCCCTGGTATGGGCAGGTTTGGTAAATGAGAATAGGCGGGCGAGGGATGTGAAACGATGTCGAAGGAGGCGGCGCTGTGAATCCCAGGGGATCGGATTGGGATGACCGGGAGAGGAGGCGGGAAGACGGCAGTAGGAAAGGAACAGACAGAAAGGAAGAGTTGAGAGAGAGGGAGCTGCGGGACGAGGGGGTTGATTGGTGTGGAGCGAGAGTTACGGCGGAAGCGACCGAgtgaagaaagaaagttTCGACCCGGTACAGTGGTGGTTCGAGCTTTGAACGAGGCAGGGGTATACgtgccgaagaagaaggtattGAAGAAAGCAAGGATTATGTATGGTTATGATAAGAAAGGATTTATTATTACAGAGGAGAAGGGCCACAAAACCCGAAGGAAAAGTTGATTAAaggaaggagggaaaaaCAACGTTAATGTAGGGGAAACAAATTGACTGGAGATGACACCCCCGTAACAACAGCAATCAATGGTTACTTACCAAGCAGTTAAGGGGAAGTAGTACACTACCACTtctactaccactaccacctcACTACGAAGTTCCATACCCTAGGGTAACAGTAAATCATTACACTCATAGACATTGTAGGTTTTAAATCTATTTTCATTCTGTCATTGAATCTTCCCCTTTCAGTTTGCTTCACTTTCAGAATGTGTCCATAAAAGGGCTCAGATGGACTGATTACTGCAGTCGTGCCGACTCAGGTATGTATTTTTGGGGTCGATCGATTTGACGGATCAACAGTTGACAGTTGTGAATTGATGCATAGTTGGATATTAGTATCTACCCCATCGATGCGATGAAGCAATGCTCTGTGTCGTTGTATCGCTACTTGGATAGCCACCTAACCGACTGCGTAGAAAGTAGGTAGCTGCTCACTGTCGGACATGGTTTGCAGAAGGGGATACTTGTACATGCTCATTAGGCCCAGACAGCACCTGCCAGTAGCAACCAGCTGAACAGAGTCATGAACTGCTTGGTAATTGACGGAGCCTCCTGGATGGATACCAACGGAAAAAAAACCGCAACAAACCTTGATTGGGTATCTGGACCCACGCTATGTATGGATGAGGTATCGTACTCCGAACTCCACACAGAAGGTGGTGGCTGTCCTGTAATTTGTATGGTTAAATTATCAAGGTTATTACAGTCACTAAGATGCAGCCAAGTGCAATTTCAGGTCATTgattggtgatggtggaggaGATTAAGACATTCCAGTCTTCTGGAGAAATTGAGGAAAACATGGATTGTGGTAATTAATCTTATTGCGGTGATTGTAATAGAAATTATCAACTTAATAATAGAAGTTGATGACTTTTCTGATTGGAACACAGTCTTATGCGCATTTCCATTATTGTAATTGGCATGTATGCGAGTCGTAGCGTGCGGGTAATCTGATAGTCCTATGTATGTGATATCAGTAGTCAATACGGAGTTACATTGTGATCCTTCCAGTAAACGTAGATCCCGAGCATTATTTACTTATTTCGAAGTCCAAGTAGATTGGAAAACGAGACAAATTCAATGAAATAGTGCCTATGTCTGGTCTCGCTTTAGTGGAGAAGAGAGCTAACAACTATATAGACTGTCACTTGATATTGTATCAATACTGTTAATTCCTTCATATTCACATTCGGCATCGTTCTCGAAtatttttttctcttctgcggTGTCTGGCCCCTGGATCATGCAGAAAAACTTGCTAAAAATCCGGAGGTAGGGATTTTAAACCGATAGCCTCGGAGACCTCATCAGAGATGAGCAAGTGGTGCACCATACAACCCTTTTAATGTTTTTCTCCGCAAGGGCAAAGGGGGGCCAACTATGTTCTCAACCTTCTATCTCCTCATACGAAGGTAACTGCTAGTCATAATCGATCATAACCCGACTTTATATTCTAGTATACTATTTCAGTTGGAGAGGTTTTGTGGCAAAAACTACATTTTGAATGCCTTGGCATACTGTGCCCCCGAGACGCAAGCCCACACGCTGCAGCGGGTCCCATTTAGATTTGACTCCATACTGAAATCTCTTATCCACTTCGACTCTTGAAATGCAGGATCTGACTCCACTGTTGAATGATCGCTCATTGCCCAACGTTTGTCGTTCCTGAACCCTGACTAACCTAAAGCGCTCCTACTACATACAGGTATCTAGGCCCTGGGACGCCTGGCCTAACGAACAATCCCGAGGTTGGCTATCTGAGGACTGTTAATTATCCTATCATGCTTTCGAGGGATGAAGTAAAATAGACTCTTGTGCATGACGCAGGAATACCAGCCTGTATGAGCGAGAATAGTACGGGGTGCAACGCTGAAGTCTGCGTTCTGGACTCCAGATGTTGAATGCCTGTACATACTATTTTTGCCGTGGTGATAGGCGGCTAAATGGATGTCTGCTGGTGCGCAATACATGATGGATTTCTAAATATAAACGCACCTTAATCCGTGCATCTAAAAGCACATGTGGACAGGAAATAATCCAAGGCTTCTCTCTACCTTGATTTCAATAAAGAGCCGCCCAAAGATTTTTGTGTAGGTCTCTTGGTCAAGATCCAGCCTCGGTTAGTTCGCCTACCCAGGCGCCGGAAGGCGCTTCACTGTGTATGGTCATTGGTGAATACTTTGCTGGACGTGTGTGTAGAGAGGTATTTGTCTCTTCCCGTCGGGTAGGACGAAGCATCATTCAATCTATAGAGAAGGATGAAGTACCTTGAACGCTGCGAAAGTCTGCTCCTGTCAGCGTCGACTAGGGGGGTGAAACCTGGCCCAGATATCCCCGGCGGCCCCTTTGTCTTGGTAACTTTGACAAGCAAGCGATATGCTGTGTACACAAATAGAGAGGGAGGGGGGAGACAAAGAGCAAAAACGAATGGGGTGAGCCGGGATTGAACCGGCGACCTTACGATTAAGTGACTGAGTAACTTCAGTCGTACGCTCTCCCAACTGAGCTATCACCCCAATTGATGGAAAACTGCACATGATTATTTTATATGAGTTAGATTTATAATAAGCTTCGGTGTCTCAATCATCATGTGATTGATGGGAGTTTAGCCTTTCTAAAAGCTTACCCGTTGACTGTTTAGAAATACTCAAGTTGCTAAAGTGGCATTGTtggaaaaacaaaaaggaTGGAGAAAAATAAAATGGTAAAAGTAAAACAAAGCAAAGTATACAACAAATACAAAAAACTGGGGTGAGCCGGGATTGAACCGGCGACCTTACGATTATGTGACTGAGTAACTTCAGTCGTACGCTCTCCCAACTGAGCTATCACCCCAATTTACGGGAAGCAGGCAAGGAATAGTGCCTCGTGAGGAGTAACGTGCTCACCATCACCTCATAATATAGGTATCTAGATGTAGGTAGTGTACAGCACGAAGCCGATACAAGGCATGAGATTACCTAAATCGATGGGAGTAGTGAGAACAAAGTATACGAGCACAGGTTCAGGGCTATTCAGCAAGGAAACAGTATAATTGCCTGCATACGTGTGGCCCGATGTCTTTTGTGGCGGCTCTTTGCAGATCACTTGGTCCAGGGTCCAGTTACGTCTGGCAACTACTCTGTAAGCTTTTTGATGCTGGGATGCGGCGATTTTTGAGCAGGCTCGGTAGGGATATGGATGCAGGGGAGACTATGGGCCTATCTAACACCTGCACGGCGAGcttttttgggggggggggggggtatGAAAGGTAcatacctaggtaggtaTATATTACAGCTATGTCTTCCTTTCAATACAAGAATATCAAGGCAATATCAAACTCTCCAGCAACCACCATTCCCAAAACCCATTCGCTCATTTCCTCTCCCCCCCTGCCTCTTCCTTCCTATCCTTCTCACCCATTTCCCCTCTGACCTCAATACAAACCAGACCTCGTCTATGACTCCACCCAACAGATCTATACTGACTGCAATTCCCTTCATATGCCCACCCCACCATGGAGAACGATCAGGATTCCCATCCCCTTCAACTCTCTGTACATGTTCGGTTTGAGGAACCAAGTCATATCCTGAATGAATATGAGTGTGAAGTCTTGCCAGCCACTCATGCATTTGATACGGATGCTTGAAAGGGAACTTCCGCATCGCATGTCATATCAGACCTCTTGTCTTCGGATATATGCTGACCCGGCGGTGCGCAGGGCCACAACATGTCTGGGAATTTGAAGGGCGGTTTAGCGAGCCCTTTCATGAAGAGGCCAATGGTTGGAGACAGCGCCGAAGTGAGAGACCAGCTCACTGTCTCAAACGCCCTAGTGGATTCAACGCTGGCCCCATAGCGCACCATTCTCCTTAATCCAACATCATATGTCACGGACCTATAATGATGAGAACGAACACGCAAGCAACTCAATTATTTATTTACTACCCAAAGACTGATTCTTGTCCCAAAATTCATTTATGTTGACCGGGTTTGCCGCAGAGAGGAGACACTGGTTTATTTTCACCTCTGGATAGATGACGTCCAAAAAGCCCCTCGACGATTTCGTTCGCGATCTGTGTCAAAACATGTCTGCTATCGTCGAGATATGTTGGGGCGAGGTTGTGTGGAGGAAAGTAAAACAGCATCGTCGGCTGATCTGACTCCCCTTGTGGGGGAAGTATGGGGATCAAACTCTATCTGGACCTAGAAGAGATGGTAAAACTTCACAACGCTTCGTGCGTTCGATGCATCACCCTCAGTGGTTTATCCGGCCCAGACCAGTTACTAAGACGAACGGTGTCTCTGACGGACGTATCCAAGCAAAAGTTCAGGATGCAGCATTCGGTCTGGCTGCAAGGTTGGCAGGCCTGTCTACGAAGGAAAACTTCCACGAGCAGTGCCCGCACGACAAGTAAATGAAGGGACAGAGGCGACAAATTCGAAAGATTCTACGGGGTCTACAGGAGTTAGAAAAGGATCATGAGAAAGAAGCACAGAAACCCCCCATCAGAAGTGTCGAAGGAAATATTGATACCCAAAACAAACACGGTGATGGTTCAGTCGGATGGCGTCCCACATAAATATATAACTAACTTCTTTTCCATTGTCAGCTTGGGTTGATCAACTACTGGCTGACAGCATGGTAGCTCCGTAGTTTGATAATATCTATTGCTACTTTTCAGACCGTAGGACAGGGATAGCTCGGTGTAAAAATTCGATGAACATGTACTTATGGGAGTTACCGAGTTGTTCATCAATTCAACCTAGCTCCTAGTGGCAAAAATGTAATGCCCAAACCATCAATTGGGGTGATAGCTCAGTTGGGAGAGCGTACGACTGAAGTTACTCAGTCACTTAATCGTAAGGTCGCCGGTTCAATCCCGGCTCACCCCATTCGTTTTTTACACTTTAACAATtcatttttcctttcttgcttCTACCCTCCTCagcttgatttccttgtaGCAACATCACTCACTGGGGTGATAGCTCAGTTGGGAGAG carries:
- the sfaD gene encoding WD40 repeat domain-containing protein is translated as MAADMSGEQMQAKITAARREAEGLKDKIKRRKDELADTTLRQVAQNQTDALPRIGMKPRRTLKGHLAKIYAMHWSTDRRHLVSASQDGKLIIWDAYTTNKVHAIPLRSSWVMTCAYAPSGNYVACGGLDNICSIYNLSSREGPTRVARELSGHSGYLSCCRFINDRRIITSSGDMTCMLWDIESGSKVTEFADHLGDVMSISINPTNQNIFVSGACDAFAKLWDIRTGKAVQTFAGHESDINAIQFFPDGNAFGTGSDDTSCRLFDIRADRELNIYQSDQILCGITSVAFSVSGRLLFAGYDDFECKVWDVLRGDKVGSLSGHENRVSCLGVSNDGISLCTGSWDSLVSALKAIKYSPLLFRFIVFLVFISQSLIFLFVVKLKVWAW